In the Campylobacter lari genome, ATCATATACTCTGTGAATATATACTTTTTTCAAAGAAACACTTTTGTCTATTGTTCTTTTGTTGCCACAATATTTTAGCCCAACATCGCTAATATATAAAAGACCTTTTATTTTTGCCTCATAAGCCTTAGAATTAGAAGGTTCATAGCACTCTGCTTGAACTTTTATAACCTCATTAACTCTTGCAATACTTTGATTTTTTGAATTTACCGCACAAGCACTAAAAAACAAAGCCAAGATAAATACAAATATTTTTTTAAACATCTTATTTCCTTTAGGAATTATCTCTTAATTTTTTAAAACAGCAAAAATTATACCAAAAACATATAAAATTTACTAAAACTTACTTTTTTTCACACAAGAAGAATTTTATATAAAAAAAATTATATAAAAATTGACATTTAAATGAAAATTCATTTAGAATATGTTACAAAACTACAATATTTTAAAGGAGTTGTTAAATGAGTTCAAATACAAAAACACTCATAGTCATTGCTGATTTGGTGTTATTTATCGCTTTGCTTTACTTTTCCCCTTTTGGTGAAACCAAAGTGAATCAAGGCTTATCTTTATTAATCTTTATCGCCGTTTTATGGCTTAGCGAGGCTTTACATGTTACTATTACAGCTATTTTAGTACCTGTTTTAGCAGCAATTTTAGGATTATTGCCTACTGCTAAAGCTTTAACTGGTTTTGCTGATTCAAATATCTTTTTATTTTTTGGTGGTTTTGCTCTAGCAGCAGCTATGCATCATCAAAAATTAGATAAACTGATCGCACATAAAATTTTAACCCTAGCAAAAGGACATTTAGGTTTATCAAGTTTATATATTTTTATTACAACTGCATTTTTGTCTATGTGGATGAGTAATACTGCAACCGCAGCCATGATGCTTCCACTTGCCATAGGTATGCTAGCTTCACTTGATCCGCAAAAAGATAGAAATACTTATGTTTTTATCCTTTTAGGTATAGCTTTTAGTGCAAGTATAGGTGGTATAGGCACTATAGTAGGAACCCCGCCAAATGCTATTGTTGCTACCCAATTACACATTAGTTTTGCACAGTGGTTAAAATATGGTATTCCTATTGTTTTAATCTTCTTACCTGCAATGATTTTAATTTTGTATTTTATGTTCAAACCTAAATTTAATCTACAAGTTGATTTACACACTGAAAATATAGAACTTACAAGACCTAGAATCATCACTTTAATAATCTTTTTAGTGGTTGCTCTATCTTGGATTTTTAGTGGCAATATAGGTCCTATCATTACAAGCATTTTTGGACATAAAATAGCAAATCTTGATGCGATTATCGCCCTACTTGCGGCTGTTTTAGTATGTGCTTTTAAGGTAATTGATTGGAAGAATATACAAAAAAATACCGATTGGGGTGTATTAATGCTCTTTGGTGGAGGTATTACTCTAAGTGTAGTACTAAAAGATTCAGGTGCTAGCAAAGTTATGGCTGATACTATTATTTCATTTATAGAAAATGGACATTTATTTGTTATAGGTTTAATCGTAGCCTTTTTTATAGTATTTTTAACAGAATTTACCTCAAACACCGCTTCAGCAGCCTTGCTTGTGCCTTTATTTATCTCTATAGCAGATACTTTAGGTGTTCCTGCTTTAGGACTTGCTTTAATCATTGCCATCGGTGCTTCTTGTGCTTTCATGCTACCAGTTGCTACACCACCAAATGCTATAGTTTTTGGTACAGGACATATTAAACAACAAGAAATGGTAAAAGTTGGTATTATATTAAACATCTTTTGCTCAATCGCACTTGCGGTGATTGCATATTTCTTCTGGCTATAATCTTTTAGTCCTTTTGGACTAAAAGATCTTTACATCTTAAAATATATTTTTTTACATTTTCGCTTTTATACAAAGCTTCTCTTATACATATACCTACTAAATTTAAATCTTTTAAGTGGTTTATAGTTTGAGTATTTATGCCACCTATGGCATAAATGGGTATTTTTGAAACTTCTAATAAATCTTTTAAATTTTTTATACCTTTTGGAGCCAAATCAGTCTTACAAGAGCTTTTAAATACATGCCCAAAAAAAGCATGACTTGCTTTAAGCTTATAAGCTAAATCTAATTCTTCTTTAGAATGGATGGAAGTACCCAAAAGATCAAATTTTTTATAGCTTTGTGGGTAATTTTGCAAAACAAATAAAGGAGCATGAAAAAATTGATGATTTAATTTTAAACAAGCTTCATAATGATAATGCAAAAAGCAAATCTTTTGAGTTTT is a window encoding:
- a CDS encoding DASS family sodium-coupled anion symporter — encoded protein: MSSNTKTLIVIADLVLFIALLYFSPFGETKVNQGLSLLIFIAVLWLSEALHVTITAILVPVLAAILGLLPTAKALTGFADSNIFLFFGGFALAAAMHHQKLDKLIAHKILTLAKGHLGLSSLYIFITTAFLSMWMSNTATAAMMLPLAIGMLASLDPQKDRNTYVFILLGIAFSASIGGIGTIVGTPPNAIVATQLHISFAQWLKYGIPIVLIFLPAMILILYFMFKPKFNLQVDLHTENIELTRPRIITLIIFLVVALSWIFSGNIGPIITSIFGHKIANLDAIIALLAAVLVCAFKVIDWKNIQKNTDWGVLMLFGGGITLSVVLKDSGASKVMADTIISFIENGHLFVIGLIVAFFIVFLTEFTSNTASAALLVPLFISIADTLGVPALGLALIIAIGASCAFMLPVATPPNAIVFGTGHIKQQEMVKVGIILNIFCSIALAVIAYFFWL
- a CDS encoding thiamine phosphate synthase; the encoded protein is MWDKKIIAISDSQNTQGDFLNFIEKLSQSSIDALVLREKHLDELEYAKLAKEVLKIFNKTQKICFLHYHYEACLKLNHQFFHAPLFVLQNYPQSYKKFDLLGTSIHSKEELDLAYKLKASHAFFGHVFKSSCKTDLAPKGIKNLKDLLEVSKIPIYAIGGINTQTINHLKDLNLVGICIREALYKSENVKKYILRCKDLLVQKD